From Balneola sp. MJW-20:
GACCAGCAGATCCTCTCCTTTGAATATATCATAGCAGGTATCATTATCGGTTCTTTGATCGGAATCATAGCCGCAAAACGAGTCCCAATGACCGCCATGCCTGAAATGGTTGCGATATTTAATGGTTTCGGGGGTGGTGCTTCCGCTCTGGTAGCCTGGGGTGAATTTACCCGTTCTGCAGACCCGACACTTTTGAGCCCAGACAGCCTGGTGACTACCGGCCTGAGTATCTTTATCGGTGCTCTCACTTTTACCGGTAGTTTTATTGCCTTTGGAAAGCTGAAAGGTTTTATCAGCGGCGGCTCTATAAAATTCCCGGGAATGAATATCATGAATATTGGTGCCATGATCGCGGTTGTGGTTCTGGTTGGGTTCTTTACCGCGGATCCAACGAATACCACCATCTTCTGGGTCATTCTCGGTGTTTCTCTCCTGATAGGTATTACTTCTGTGATCCCGATCGGAGGAGCAGACATGCCGGTAGTCATTTCGCTGTTGAACTCTTATTCAGGGATCGCAGCATCGATGGCGGGCTTTGTGCTGGATAACAATCTACTGATCGTATCCGGTGCTTTAGTAGGTGCAGCCGGACTGATCCTCACAAATATTATGTGTAAGGCCATGAACCGTTCACTTGCGAATGTGATCTTTGGTTCCTTTGGCGCATCCAGCAGCGGCGGAGGCTCCGGGGAAGAGGGGGACAAAACGGTACGGGAGACCAGTGCCGAAGATCTTGCGATCCAGATCGCATATGCGTCCAAGGTGATTATCGTACCGGGTTACGGACTTGCCGTTGCCCAGGCGCAGCATGTGCTTAAAGAAGTGGCCGGTAAACTGGAAGACCGAGGAGTACAGGTGAAATATGGAATTCATCCGGTAGCCGGACGTATGCCGGGCCATATGAATGTATTGCTCGCAGAAGCCGATGTACCGTATGATCAGCTAAAGGATATGGATGAGATAAATCCCGAGTTTCCATCTACGGATGTGGTGCTCATAATCGGAGCAAATGATGTGGTGAATCCATTATCGAAGACCGACCCATCCAGTCCCATCTACGGGATGCCGATCCTGGACGTGGATGAAGCGAAGCGATCCATTGTGTTCAAGCGGAGTCTGAGTCCCGGATACGCAGGAATTGATAATCCACTGTTTTATGCGGAAAAGAATCAGATGTTCTTCGGTGATGCGAAGAAGAGTTTACAGGCTCTGAACGAGGCATTGAATGATGTTTAGGGTGTGATTGTTGGATTTTAAAAGCTAAATGCTGTAATTGGATATCGTATTAGCTTTAAAAATGATTATTAAACCTCCAAGGTCTTAAAGACCTTGGAGGTCCCTTTTTTGCAATAAACAAAGCTTCCTTTTTACTATGAATTTCTACGACCTAATCCGCTCCGGCGAACTGGAAGACATCAAAGAAATGGTTCAGGATGATCCAGATTTGGTCCATACCAAGGATCCAAAGGGTTTTCCTCCTTTAATACTGGCCAGTTATACCGACCAGATAGAAGTCGCAGAATACCTCTTGGATCAGGGTGCAGCTATCGATGATCAGGACGCGGCGGGAAACACCGCACTTATGGGAGTATGCTTTAAAGGAAATACCGAAATAGCTCAAATGCTTATCGACAGAGGCGCCGATGTGAACAAGCGGAATTTCAGCAACGCAACAGCCCTTATATTCGCCGCTACCTTCGGCCAGCCTGAGATCGCTAAACTGCTGCTTGAAAATGGTGCCGATAAATCGGCCAAGGATAACGAAGGTAATACTGCCGCCGACCAGGCACGTGCCAGAGGACTGGATGATGTAGCAGAACTGGTTTCTTAGTAACCGGTTCTATCTATAATCTCCAGTGTCGTCTTTTTCACACTCTTTACAGCAGTGACTATATTGCTATATTACCTGTTCTGTTGAACCTTATAGTCTCTTATGCGATTATCCTACTATCTCCCCCTGCTTCTTGCTGCAGGTCTCCTCATTTCCTGTGAGCCTTCTTCCCCACAGATCGAAAAAGGCGTTTCCCTGGATCTGGCCCGCCACCGCAAAGCGCTGATCAGTGAACTAAGGTATGAACTTATATTCGATATTCCGGCTGAACAGGACTCAGCTATTGAGGCGGGAATCACCATATATGCTGATCTTGAAGATAACAGCAGCGATCTTCAGCTGGATTTCAAAGATGATACTGATCACCTTCGATCGATATTAGTTAATGATACAAAGATTCCGCTGCGGTTTGAGCAGGAACACCTCATCATTCCATCCGACTTCCTGCTGATCGGAGAAAATGAGATCGCCGTCGACTTTATTGCAGGGAACACCTCACTGAATCGAAATCCTGATTACCTCTACACCCTTTTTGTGCCGGATCGCGCAAGGACAGCTTTTCCGCTTTTTGATCAGCCGGATCTTAAAGCAGTATATGATCTGACTCTTGAGATTCCATCCGAGTGGGAAGCTATTTCAAATGCTCCTGTGGAGTCAGCAGATGTGAAGGGGAACCGAAAAATCCTTTATTTCGGATCATCCGATAAGATCAGCTCCTATCTCTTTTCTTTTGTTGCCGGCGATTTCGAACGGATCACACGTTCGGTCGATGGTCGGGAAATGAGCATGCTGCACCGGGAAACAGATGAGG
This genomic window contains:
- a CDS encoding NAD(P)(+) transhydrogenase (Re/Si-specific) subunit beta, producing the protein MSQFLPETVLTWLPDAIQIIYLIATAFFIRGLKLLGSPSTARKGNQYAAIGMLIGIVVTLFDQQILSFEYIIAGIIIGSLIGIIAAKRVPMTAMPEMVAIFNGFGGGASALVAWGEFTRSADPTLLSPDSLVTTGLSIFIGALTFTGSFIAFGKLKGFISGGSIKFPGMNIMNIGAMIAVVVLVGFFTADPTNTTIFWVILGVSLLIGITSVIPIGGADMPVVISLLNSYSGIAASMAGFVLDNNLLIVSGALVGAAGLILTNIMCKAMNRSLANVIFGSFGASSSGGGSGEEGDKTVRETSAEDLAIQIAYASKVIIVPGYGLAVAQAQHVLKEVAGKLEDRGVQVKYGIHPVAGRMPGHMNVLLAEADVPYDQLKDMDEINPEFPSTDVVLIIGANDVVNPLSKTDPSSPIYGMPILDVDEAKRSIVFKRSLSPGYAGIDNPLFYAEKNQMFFGDAKKSLQALNEALNDV
- a CDS encoding ankyrin repeat domain-containing protein produces the protein MNFYDLIRSGELEDIKEMVQDDPDLVHTKDPKGFPPLILASYTDQIEVAEYLLDQGAAIDDQDAAGNTALMGVCFKGNTEIAQMLIDRGADVNKRNFSNATALIFAATFGQPEIAKLLLENGADKSAKDNEGNTAADQARARGLDDVAELVS